The following are from one region of the Lineus longissimus chromosome 19, tnLinLong1.2, whole genome shotgun sequence genome:
- the LOC135502994 gene encoding uncharacterized protein LOC135502994 isoform X7, whose amino-acid sequence MRLNTYSIVPCAILFIQATTFATGLVSTTYNDEKQAQAVTVSFYQLRPSTWTDTGLVNKFKNAIATAVNTYCRANLSQCGLNATIDFLGANVFINSDPIQRNSYLDVTFHVKYPDGVQLTSTASTNFVLPKTILEAITATARARVKLSLGYEIVKIGDVIYYKSPDDRLNMILIPISCCLLLVVIIVAIALHCWSEARRSSEKRKRKRDQEHANKKKAHAADKAKLNEKKRKSPKVGPSPSDTPAKSKFGKHKHDRFHTHIEGDVNTNAGDYKDTMPTSKLPPLSTNQEQEPHTNDKEKRKHRKHKKSKKNKHNFENPTFTAETAPEVPADELGSAEVLIKSPQHNIVQPEEKVSNRLGDSGSDNEIVKRDSRDQFIDEI is encoded by the exons ATGCGACTAAACACGTATTCAATCGTTCCTTGTGCCATATTATTCATTCAGGCTACCACATTTGCTACTGGTTTAGTGTCAACGACTTACAATG ATGAAAAGCAGGCCCAAGCGGTGACAGTCTCCTTCTATCAACTCAGGCCAAGTACG TGGACTGATACAGGCCTTGTGAATAAGTTCAAGAATGCCATAGCGACTGCGGTAAATACCTATTGCCGTGCTAACCTGTCACAGTGCGGTCTCAATGCAACGAT TGATTTCCTCGGGGCCAATGTCTTCATCAACAGCGACCCTATCCAACGAAATTCTTATCTTGACGTCACATTCCACGTCAAATATCCCGATGGCGTCCAGCTCACGTCAACTGCGTCAACAAATTTTGTCCTGCCAAAAACCATCCTCGAAG CTATCACAGCCACTGCCCGGGCCAGGGTCAAATTGTCCCTCGGCTACGAAATCGTCAAAATCGGTGATGTGATCTATTACAAGTCGCCAGATGATCGTCTCAATATGATTCTGATTCCCATCTCGTGCTGCCTCCTATTGGTGGTCATCATCGTTGCTATTGCACTGCACTGTTGGAG TGAGGCCAGGCGCTCGTCCGAGAAACGTAAGAGAAAACGAGACCAGGAGCACGCTAA CAAGAAGAAAGCGCACGCTGCAGACAAGGCCAAACTGAACGAGAAAAAGAGGAAGAGTCCGAAGGTGGGGCCTTCGCCCAGTGACACGCCCGCCAAATCAAAGTTCGGAAAACACAA GCATGATCGTTTCCACACGCACATTGAAGGTGACGTCAACACCAATGCCGGCGACTACAAAGATACAATGCCCACGAGCAAACTGCCGCCACTCTCGACCAATCAGGAACAAGAACCACACACCAATGACAAAGAGAAGCGAAAACATCGTAAACACAAGAAgagcaagaaaaacaaacataattttgaaaatccAACTTTCACCGCGGAAACCGCGCCAGAAGTCCCGGCAGATGAGCTGGGGAGTGCGGAAGTCTTGATCAAATCGCCGCAGCATAATATCGTCCAGCCGGAGGAGAAAGTCTCGAACCGTCTCGGCGACTCGGGAAGCGATAATGAGATCGTCAAGCGTGACTCGCGGGATCAGTTCATTGATGAAATATAG
- the LOC135502994 gene encoding uncharacterized protein LOC135502994 isoform X4, translating to MRLNTYSIVPCAILFIQATTFATGLVSTTYNDEKQAQAVTVSFYQLRPSTWTDTGLVNKFKNAIATAVNTYCRANLSQCGLNATIDFLGANVFINSDPIQRNSYLDVTFHVKYPDGVQLTSTASTNFVLPKTILEAITATARARVKLSLGYEIVKIGDVIYYKSPDDRLNMILIPISCCLLLVVIIVAIALHCWSEARRSSEKRKRKRDQEHANKKKAHAADKAKLNEKKRKSPKVGPSPSDTPAKSKFGKHKVRFPDVPDVVELEQLDASTDKDGRKVAWQHDRFHTHIEGDVNTNAGDYKDTMPTSKLPPLSTNQEQEPHTNDKEKRKHRKHKKSKKNKHNFENPTFTAETAPEVPADELGSAEVLIKSPQHNIVQPEEKVSNRLGDSGSDNEIVKRDSRDQFIDEI from the exons ATGCGACTAAACACGTATTCAATCGTTCCTTGTGCCATATTATTCATTCAGGCTACCACATTTGCTACTGGTTTAGTGTCAACGACTTACAATG ATGAAAAGCAGGCCCAAGCGGTGACAGTCTCCTTCTATCAACTCAGGCCAAGTACG TGGACTGATACAGGCCTTGTGAATAAGTTCAAGAATGCCATAGCGACTGCGGTAAATACCTATTGCCGTGCTAACCTGTCACAGTGCGGTCTCAATGCAACGAT TGATTTCCTCGGGGCCAATGTCTTCATCAACAGCGACCCTATCCAACGAAATTCTTATCTTGACGTCACATTCCACGTCAAATATCCCGATGGCGTCCAGCTCACGTCAACTGCGTCAACAAATTTTGTCCTGCCAAAAACCATCCTCGAAG CTATCACAGCCACTGCCCGGGCCAGGGTCAAATTGTCCCTCGGCTACGAAATCGTCAAAATCGGTGATGTGATCTATTACAAGTCGCCAGATGATCGTCTCAATATGATTCTGATTCCCATCTCGTGCTGCCTCCTATTGGTGGTCATCATCGTTGCTATTGCACTGCACTGTTGGAG TGAGGCCAGGCGCTCGTCCGAGAAACGTAAGAGAAAACGAGACCAGGAGCACGCTAA CAAGAAGAAAGCGCACGCTGCAGACAAGGCCAAACTGAACGAGAAAAAGAGGAAGAGTCCGAAGGTGGGGCCTTCGCCCAGTGACACGCCCGCCAAATCAAAGTTCGGAAAACACAA GGTGCGATTCCCGGATGTACCAGATGTGGTCGAGTTAGAACAACTCGATGCGTCAAC GGACAAAGACGGCCGTAAAGTAGCTTGGCA GCATGATCGTTTCCACACGCACATTGAAGGTGACGTCAACACCAATGCCGGCGACTACAAAGATACAATGCCCACGAGCAAACTGCCGCCACTCTCGACCAATCAGGAACAAGAACCACACACCAATGACAAAGAGAAGCGAAAACATCGTAAACACAAGAAgagcaagaaaaacaaacataattttgaaaatccAACTTTCACCGCGGAAACCGCGCCAGAAGTCCCGGCAGATGAGCTGGGGAGTGCGGAAGTCTTGATCAAATCGCCGCAGCATAATATCGTCCAGCCGGAGGAGAAAGTCTCGAACCGTCTCGGCGACTCGGGAAGCGATAATGAGATCGTCAAGCGTGACTCGCGGGATCAGTTCATTGATGAAATATAG
- the LOC135502994 gene encoding uncharacterized protein LOC135502994 isoform X6, which produces MRLNTYSIVPCAILFIQATTFATGLVSTTYNDEKQAQAVTVSFYQLRPSTWTDTGLVNKFKNAIATAVNTYCRANLSQCGLNATIDFLGANVFINSDPIQRNSYLDVTFHVKYPDGVQLTSTASTNFVLPKTILEAITATARARVKLSLGYEIVKIGDVIYYKSPDDRLNMILIPISCCLLLVVIIVAIALHCWSEARRSSEKRKRKRDQEHANKKKAHAADKAKLNEKKRKSPKVGPSPSDTPAKSKFGKHKDKDGRKVAWQHDRFHTHIEGDVNTNAGDYKDTMPTSKLPPLSTNQEQEPHTNDKEKRKHRKHKKSKKNKHNFENPTFTAETAPEVPADELGSAEVLIKSPQHNIVQPEEKVSNRLGDSGSDNEIVKRDSRDQFIDEI; this is translated from the exons ATGCGACTAAACACGTATTCAATCGTTCCTTGTGCCATATTATTCATTCAGGCTACCACATTTGCTACTGGTTTAGTGTCAACGACTTACAATG ATGAAAAGCAGGCCCAAGCGGTGACAGTCTCCTTCTATCAACTCAGGCCAAGTACG TGGACTGATACAGGCCTTGTGAATAAGTTCAAGAATGCCATAGCGACTGCGGTAAATACCTATTGCCGTGCTAACCTGTCACAGTGCGGTCTCAATGCAACGAT TGATTTCCTCGGGGCCAATGTCTTCATCAACAGCGACCCTATCCAACGAAATTCTTATCTTGACGTCACATTCCACGTCAAATATCCCGATGGCGTCCAGCTCACGTCAACTGCGTCAACAAATTTTGTCCTGCCAAAAACCATCCTCGAAG CTATCACAGCCACTGCCCGGGCCAGGGTCAAATTGTCCCTCGGCTACGAAATCGTCAAAATCGGTGATGTGATCTATTACAAGTCGCCAGATGATCGTCTCAATATGATTCTGATTCCCATCTCGTGCTGCCTCCTATTGGTGGTCATCATCGTTGCTATTGCACTGCACTGTTGGAG TGAGGCCAGGCGCTCGTCCGAGAAACGTAAGAGAAAACGAGACCAGGAGCACGCTAA CAAGAAGAAAGCGCACGCTGCAGACAAGGCCAAACTGAACGAGAAAAAGAGGAAGAGTCCGAAGGTGGGGCCTTCGCCCAGTGACACGCCCGCCAAATCAAAGTTCGGAAAACACAA GGACAAAGACGGCCGTAAAGTAGCTTGGCA GCATGATCGTTTCCACACGCACATTGAAGGTGACGTCAACACCAATGCCGGCGACTACAAAGATACAATGCCCACGAGCAAACTGCCGCCACTCTCGACCAATCAGGAACAAGAACCACACACCAATGACAAAGAGAAGCGAAAACATCGTAAACACAAGAAgagcaagaaaaacaaacataattttgaaaatccAACTTTCACCGCGGAAACCGCGCCAGAAGTCCCGGCAGATGAGCTGGGGAGTGCGGAAGTCTTGATCAAATCGCCGCAGCATAATATCGTCCAGCCGGAGGAGAAAGTCTCGAACCGTCTCGGCGACTCGGGAAGCGATAATGAGATCGTCAAGCGTGACTCGCGGGATCAGTTCATTGATGAAATATAG
- the LOC135502994 gene encoding uncharacterized protein LOC135502994 isoform X8 — protein sequence MRLNTYSIVPCAILFIQATTFATGLVSTTYNDEKQAQAVTVSFYQLRPSTWTDTGLVNKFKNAIATAVNTYCRANLSQCGLNATIDFLGANVFINSDPIQRNSYLDVTFHVKYPDGVQLTSTASTNFVLPKTILEAITATARARVKLSLGYEIVKIGDVIYYKSPDDRLNMILIPISCCLLLVVIIVAIALHCWSKKKAHAADKAKLNEKKRKSPKVGPSPSDTPAKSKFGKHKHDRFHTHIEGDVNTNAGDYKDTMPTSKLPPLSTNQEQEPHTNDKEKRKHRKHKKSKKNKHNFENPTFTAETAPEVPADELGSAEVLIKSPQHNIVQPEEKVSNRLGDSGSDNEIVKRDSRDQFIDEI from the exons ATGCGACTAAACACGTATTCAATCGTTCCTTGTGCCATATTATTCATTCAGGCTACCACATTTGCTACTGGTTTAGTGTCAACGACTTACAATG ATGAAAAGCAGGCCCAAGCGGTGACAGTCTCCTTCTATCAACTCAGGCCAAGTACG TGGACTGATACAGGCCTTGTGAATAAGTTCAAGAATGCCATAGCGACTGCGGTAAATACCTATTGCCGTGCTAACCTGTCACAGTGCGGTCTCAATGCAACGAT TGATTTCCTCGGGGCCAATGTCTTCATCAACAGCGACCCTATCCAACGAAATTCTTATCTTGACGTCACATTCCACGTCAAATATCCCGATGGCGTCCAGCTCACGTCAACTGCGTCAACAAATTTTGTCCTGCCAAAAACCATCCTCGAAG CTATCACAGCCACTGCCCGGGCCAGGGTCAAATTGTCCCTCGGCTACGAAATCGTCAAAATCGGTGATGTGATCTATTACAAGTCGCCAGATGATCGTCTCAATATGATTCTGATTCCCATCTCGTGCTGCCTCCTATTGGTGGTCATCATCGTTGCTATTGCACTGCACTGTTGGAG CAAGAAGAAAGCGCACGCTGCAGACAAGGCCAAACTGAACGAGAAAAAGAGGAAGAGTCCGAAGGTGGGGCCTTCGCCCAGTGACACGCCCGCCAAATCAAAGTTCGGAAAACACAA GCATGATCGTTTCCACACGCACATTGAAGGTGACGTCAACACCAATGCCGGCGACTACAAAGATACAATGCCCACGAGCAAACTGCCGCCACTCTCGACCAATCAGGAACAAGAACCACACACCAATGACAAAGAGAAGCGAAAACATCGTAAACACAAGAAgagcaagaaaaacaaacataattttgaaaatccAACTTTCACCGCGGAAACCGCGCCAGAAGTCCCGGCAGATGAGCTGGGGAGTGCGGAAGTCTTGATCAAATCGCCGCAGCATAATATCGTCCAGCCGGAGGAGAAAGTCTCGAACCGTCTCGGCGACTCGGGAAGCGATAATGAGATCGTCAAGCGTGACTCGCGGGATCAGTTCATTGATGAAATATAG
- the LOC135502994 gene encoding uncharacterized protein LOC135502994 isoform X1 produces the protein MRLNTYSIVPCAILFIQATTFATGLVSTTYNDEKQAQAVTVSFYQLRPSTWTDTGLVNKFKNAIATAVNTYCRANLSQCGLNATIDFLGANVFINSDPIQRNSYLDVTFHVKYPDGVQLTSTASTNFVLPKTILEAITATARARVKLSLGYEIVKIGDVIYYKSPDDRLNMILIPISCCLLLVVIIVAIALHCWSEARRSSEKRKRKRDQEHANKKKAHAADKAKLNEKKRKSPKVGPSPSDTPAKSKFGKHKVRFPDVPDVVELEQLDASTENGGIEPRVTLTAPVSDRQLSRAQVSPETQGSKADILIVNEDSGKPQVLSVAEGSPNVDTLTVNEVKQDGKHSPESLRDSPGLRDNLALPEAADLKEAEGTQEAAVQQGSADMQNTDLQMSTESADLQKANDLRGSADLKGDVEWHESTVSGGTVRENDLSETVTSKTAVEA, from the exons ATGCGACTAAACACGTATTCAATCGTTCCTTGTGCCATATTATTCATTCAGGCTACCACATTTGCTACTGGTTTAGTGTCAACGACTTACAATG ATGAAAAGCAGGCCCAAGCGGTGACAGTCTCCTTCTATCAACTCAGGCCAAGTACG TGGACTGATACAGGCCTTGTGAATAAGTTCAAGAATGCCATAGCGACTGCGGTAAATACCTATTGCCGTGCTAACCTGTCACAGTGCGGTCTCAATGCAACGAT TGATTTCCTCGGGGCCAATGTCTTCATCAACAGCGACCCTATCCAACGAAATTCTTATCTTGACGTCACATTCCACGTCAAATATCCCGATGGCGTCCAGCTCACGTCAACTGCGTCAACAAATTTTGTCCTGCCAAAAACCATCCTCGAAG CTATCACAGCCACTGCCCGGGCCAGGGTCAAATTGTCCCTCGGCTACGAAATCGTCAAAATCGGTGATGTGATCTATTACAAGTCGCCAGATGATCGTCTCAATATGATTCTGATTCCCATCTCGTGCTGCCTCCTATTGGTGGTCATCATCGTTGCTATTGCACTGCACTGTTGGAG TGAGGCCAGGCGCTCGTCCGAGAAACGTAAGAGAAAACGAGACCAGGAGCACGCTAA CAAGAAGAAAGCGCACGCTGCAGACAAGGCCAAACTGAACGAGAAAAAGAGGAAGAGTCCGAAGGTGGGGCCTTCGCCCAGTGACACGCCCGCCAAATCAAAGTTCGGAAAACACAA GGTGCGATTCCCGGATGTACCAGATGTGGTCGAGTTAGAACAACTCGATGCGTCAAC GGAAAACGGTGGCATCGAACCGCGGGTCACTCTCACAGCTCCGGTCTCTGACAGGCAACTCTCTCGTGCTCAGGTCTCACCAGAAACCCAGGGCTCGAAAGCAGATATCCTTATAGTGAACGAAGATTCGGGGAAACCCCAGGTCTTATCCGTGGCTGAGGGGTCGCCAAATGTTGATACGTTAACGGTGAATGAAGTAAAACAGGATGGCAAACACTCGCCCGAATCATTGCGAGATTCTCCTGGTTTGCGTGATAATTTGGCCCTGCCTGAGGCGGCAGATTTGAAAGAGGCTGAAGGCACGCAGGAGGCTGCTGTCCAGCAGGGGTCTGCAGACATGCAGAACACTGACTTGCAAATGTCAACAGAGTCTGCAGACTTACAAAAGGCCAACGACCTACGCGGGTCTGCAGACTTGAAAGGAGATGTAGAGTGGCATGAGAGCACGGTTTCTGGTGGGACTGTGCGGGAAAATGACTTGAGTGAGACCGTGACCAGCAAAACTGCGGTGGAG GCATGA
- the LOC135502994 gene encoding uncharacterized protein LOC135502994 isoform X3: MRLNTYSIVPCAILFIQATTFATGLVSTTYNDEKQAQAVTVSFYQLRPSTWTDTGLVNKFKNAIATAVNTYCRANLSQCGLNATIDFLGANVFINSDPIQRNSYLDVTFHVKYPDGVQLTSTASTNFVLPKTILEAITATARARVKLSLGYEIVKIGDVIYYKSPDDRLNMILIPISCCLLLVVIIVAIALHCWSEARRSSEKRKRKRDQEHANKKKAHAADKAKLNEKKRKSPKVGPSPSDTPAKSKFGKHKENGGIEPRVTLTAPVSDRQLSRAQVSPETQGSKADILIVNEDSGKPQVLSVAEGSPNVDTLTVNEVKQDGKHSPESLRDSPGLRDNLALPEAADLKEAEGTQEAAVQQGSADMQNTDLQMSTESADLQKANDLRGSADLKGDVEWHESTVSGGTVRENDLSETVTSKTAVEA; the protein is encoded by the exons ATGCGACTAAACACGTATTCAATCGTTCCTTGTGCCATATTATTCATTCAGGCTACCACATTTGCTACTGGTTTAGTGTCAACGACTTACAATG ATGAAAAGCAGGCCCAAGCGGTGACAGTCTCCTTCTATCAACTCAGGCCAAGTACG TGGACTGATACAGGCCTTGTGAATAAGTTCAAGAATGCCATAGCGACTGCGGTAAATACCTATTGCCGTGCTAACCTGTCACAGTGCGGTCTCAATGCAACGAT TGATTTCCTCGGGGCCAATGTCTTCATCAACAGCGACCCTATCCAACGAAATTCTTATCTTGACGTCACATTCCACGTCAAATATCCCGATGGCGTCCAGCTCACGTCAACTGCGTCAACAAATTTTGTCCTGCCAAAAACCATCCTCGAAG CTATCACAGCCACTGCCCGGGCCAGGGTCAAATTGTCCCTCGGCTACGAAATCGTCAAAATCGGTGATGTGATCTATTACAAGTCGCCAGATGATCGTCTCAATATGATTCTGATTCCCATCTCGTGCTGCCTCCTATTGGTGGTCATCATCGTTGCTATTGCACTGCACTGTTGGAG TGAGGCCAGGCGCTCGTCCGAGAAACGTAAGAGAAAACGAGACCAGGAGCACGCTAA CAAGAAGAAAGCGCACGCTGCAGACAAGGCCAAACTGAACGAGAAAAAGAGGAAGAGTCCGAAGGTGGGGCCTTCGCCCAGTGACACGCCCGCCAAATCAAAGTTCGGAAAACACAA GGAAAACGGTGGCATCGAACCGCGGGTCACTCTCACAGCTCCGGTCTCTGACAGGCAACTCTCTCGTGCTCAGGTCTCACCAGAAACCCAGGGCTCGAAAGCAGATATCCTTATAGTGAACGAAGATTCGGGGAAACCCCAGGTCTTATCCGTGGCTGAGGGGTCGCCAAATGTTGATACGTTAACGGTGAATGAAGTAAAACAGGATGGCAAACACTCGCCCGAATCATTGCGAGATTCTCCTGGTTTGCGTGATAATTTGGCCCTGCCTGAGGCGGCAGATTTGAAAGAGGCTGAAGGCACGCAGGAGGCTGCTGTCCAGCAGGGGTCTGCAGACATGCAGAACACTGACTTGCAAATGTCAACAGAGTCTGCAGACTTACAAAAGGCCAACGACCTACGCGGGTCTGCAGACTTGAAAGGAGATGTAGAGTGGCATGAGAGCACGGTTTCTGGTGGGACTGTGCGGGAAAATGACTTGAGTGAGACCGTGACCAGCAAAACTGCGGTGGAG GCATGA
- the LOC135502994 gene encoding uncharacterized protein LOC135502994 isoform X2: protein MRLNTYSIVPCAILFIQATTFATGLVSTTYNDEKQAQAVTVSFYQLRPSTWTDTGLVNKFKNAIATAVNTYCRANLSQCGLNATIDFLGANVFINSDPIQRNSYLDVTFHVKYPDGVQLTSTASTNFVLPKTILEAITATARARVKLSLGYEIVKIGDVIYYKSPDDRLNMILIPISCCLLLVVIIVAIALHCWSKKKAHAADKAKLNEKKRKSPKVGPSPSDTPAKSKFGKHKVRFPDVPDVVELEQLDASTENGGIEPRVTLTAPVSDRQLSRAQVSPETQGSKADILIVNEDSGKPQVLSVAEGSPNVDTLTVNEVKQDGKHSPESLRDSPGLRDNLALPEAADLKEAEGTQEAAVQQGSADMQNTDLQMSTESADLQKANDLRGSADLKGDVEWHESTVSGGTVRENDLSETVTSKTAVEA, encoded by the exons ATGCGACTAAACACGTATTCAATCGTTCCTTGTGCCATATTATTCATTCAGGCTACCACATTTGCTACTGGTTTAGTGTCAACGACTTACAATG ATGAAAAGCAGGCCCAAGCGGTGACAGTCTCCTTCTATCAACTCAGGCCAAGTACG TGGACTGATACAGGCCTTGTGAATAAGTTCAAGAATGCCATAGCGACTGCGGTAAATACCTATTGCCGTGCTAACCTGTCACAGTGCGGTCTCAATGCAACGAT TGATTTCCTCGGGGCCAATGTCTTCATCAACAGCGACCCTATCCAACGAAATTCTTATCTTGACGTCACATTCCACGTCAAATATCCCGATGGCGTCCAGCTCACGTCAACTGCGTCAACAAATTTTGTCCTGCCAAAAACCATCCTCGAAG CTATCACAGCCACTGCCCGGGCCAGGGTCAAATTGTCCCTCGGCTACGAAATCGTCAAAATCGGTGATGTGATCTATTACAAGTCGCCAGATGATCGTCTCAATATGATTCTGATTCCCATCTCGTGCTGCCTCCTATTGGTGGTCATCATCGTTGCTATTGCACTGCACTGTTGGAG CAAGAAGAAAGCGCACGCTGCAGACAAGGCCAAACTGAACGAGAAAAAGAGGAAGAGTCCGAAGGTGGGGCCTTCGCCCAGTGACACGCCCGCCAAATCAAAGTTCGGAAAACACAA GGTGCGATTCCCGGATGTACCAGATGTGGTCGAGTTAGAACAACTCGATGCGTCAAC GGAAAACGGTGGCATCGAACCGCGGGTCACTCTCACAGCTCCGGTCTCTGACAGGCAACTCTCTCGTGCTCAGGTCTCACCAGAAACCCAGGGCTCGAAAGCAGATATCCTTATAGTGAACGAAGATTCGGGGAAACCCCAGGTCTTATCCGTGGCTGAGGGGTCGCCAAATGTTGATACGTTAACGGTGAATGAAGTAAAACAGGATGGCAAACACTCGCCCGAATCATTGCGAGATTCTCCTGGTTTGCGTGATAATTTGGCCCTGCCTGAGGCGGCAGATTTGAAAGAGGCTGAAGGCACGCAGGAGGCTGCTGTCCAGCAGGGGTCTGCAGACATGCAGAACACTGACTTGCAAATGTCAACAGAGTCTGCAGACTTACAAAAGGCCAACGACCTACGCGGGTCTGCAGACTTGAAAGGAGATGTAGAGTGGCATGAGAGCACGGTTTCTGGTGGGACTGTGCGGGAAAATGACTTGAGTGAGACCGTGACCAGCAAAACTGCGGTGGAG GCATGA
- the LOC135502994 gene encoding uncharacterized protein LOC135502994 isoform X5 codes for MRLNTYSIVPCAILFIQATTFATGLVSTTYNDEKQAQAVTVSFYQLRPSTWTDTGLVNKFKNAIATAVNTYCRANLSQCGLNATIDFLGANVFINSDPIQRNSYLDVTFHVKYPDGVQLTSTASTNFVLPKTILEAITATARARVKLSLGYEIVKIGDVIYYKSPDDRLNMILIPISCCLLLVVIIVAIALHCWSEARRSSEKRKRKRDQEHANKKKAHAADKAKLNEKKRKSPKVGPSPSDTPAKSKFGKHKVRFPDVPDVVELEQLDASTHDRFHTHIEGDVNTNAGDYKDTMPTSKLPPLSTNQEQEPHTNDKEKRKHRKHKKSKKNKHNFENPTFTAETAPEVPADELGSAEVLIKSPQHNIVQPEEKVSNRLGDSGSDNEIVKRDSRDQFIDEI; via the exons ATGCGACTAAACACGTATTCAATCGTTCCTTGTGCCATATTATTCATTCAGGCTACCACATTTGCTACTGGTTTAGTGTCAACGACTTACAATG ATGAAAAGCAGGCCCAAGCGGTGACAGTCTCCTTCTATCAACTCAGGCCAAGTACG TGGACTGATACAGGCCTTGTGAATAAGTTCAAGAATGCCATAGCGACTGCGGTAAATACCTATTGCCGTGCTAACCTGTCACAGTGCGGTCTCAATGCAACGAT TGATTTCCTCGGGGCCAATGTCTTCATCAACAGCGACCCTATCCAACGAAATTCTTATCTTGACGTCACATTCCACGTCAAATATCCCGATGGCGTCCAGCTCACGTCAACTGCGTCAACAAATTTTGTCCTGCCAAAAACCATCCTCGAAG CTATCACAGCCACTGCCCGGGCCAGGGTCAAATTGTCCCTCGGCTACGAAATCGTCAAAATCGGTGATGTGATCTATTACAAGTCGCCAGATGATCGTCTCAATATGATTCTGATTCCCATCTCGTGCTGCCTCCTATTGGTGGTCATCATCGTTGCTATTGCACTGCACTGTTGGAG TGAGGCCAGGCGCTCGTCCGAGAAACGTAAGAGAAAACGAGACCAGGAGCACGCTAA CAAGAAGAAAGCGCACGCTGCAGACAAGGCCAAACTGAACGAGAAAAAGAGGAAGAGTCCGAAGGTGGGGCCTTCGCCCAGTGACACGCCCGCCAAATCAAAGTTCGGAAAACACAA GGTGCGATTCCCGGATGTACCAGATGTGGTCGAGTTAGAACAACTCGATGCGTCAAC GCATGATCGTTTCCACACGCACATTGAAGGTGACGTCAACACCAATGCCGGCGACTACAAAGATACAATGCCCACGAGCAAACTGCCGCCACTCTCGACCAATCAGGAACAAGAACCACACACCAATGACAAAGAGAAGCGAAAACATCGTAAACACAAGAAgagcaagaaaaacaaacataattttgaaaatccAACTTTCACCGCGGAAACCGCGCCAGAAGTCCCGGCAGATGAGCTGGGGAGTGCGGAAGTCTTGATCAAATCGCCGCAGCATAATATCGTCCAGCCGGAGGAGAAAGTCTCGAACCGTCTCGGCGACTCGGGAAGCGATAATGAGATCGTCAAGCGTGACTCGCGGGATCAGTTCATTGATGAAATATAG